The region ATGTCACGTCGAGCGCAGTCGAGACGTTTTTGTTAGACCTTTCGACTGCGCTCAAGGTGACAAAAACAAGCTTAGGATTGTTTACGGACAATCATAAACTATAAACACCACCCCTTTCTTCTCCTTCGCAGAATTCATTTCCCTCCTCGCGGAGGAGGGAAACTTTAAAAAGCGTCCTGCAAGGTTTTCAAAACCTTGTAGGTATAGGAACTCTAATAATCAATAAGTTAAAATTTCAGCTAAAATCAATACCTTAATAGCATGAAACAAGGTTTACGCTATCTCATAAAATTCCTTTTAATCCTGATTGTGCCCCCGGTCATTTACCTGCTTTTTGCTTTAATTGGATCTATAATTCCTGTGAATTCTAATTCCGAATCTAAAAGTGCCGAAATGGAAATCTATCTTTATAAACAGGATATGCATACCGATATTTTGCTCCCGGTAAATACTAAAATCATTAGTTGGGATAGTATTTTTAAACCTGAGCATACTTTGGCGCAACCAAAAAATTCGGAATTTATCGGTTTTGGATGGGGCGATCTTAATTTTTATAGAAACACACCGCAATGGGAAGATTTAAAACTAAGTGTTGCTTTTAAAGCACTATTTTTAAAATCGCAAAGCGCACTGCATACTCGCTTTTACCAAAAAGTAACATTCTCTGATAACCTGGTTAAAATTTCGGTTTCAGAAGATCAATATATAAAACTGACAGAATATATTTTAGAAACGGTAAATATTAAAAAATCAGGAAAAATTCAGCCGGTACAAGATTTACATTATTACCGAAGCGATGCATTTTATTTATCCAAAACTTCTTTCAGCCTTTTTAAAACCTGTAATACCTGGACAAATTCCGCATTAAAAAACGCCGGACTTCAGGCTTGTTTATGGACACCTTTTCCGCAGGGAATTTTCTACCAATACAGCGATTAAACTACGCCAGTATACATTTTACAAACTACAGTATACAACTTTTACACAGTTTTAACCTTCAACTCTTTCCTAACCGGTTTCGGTGCGGCGTGTATTGGCTCAGCATAAAGATCAAAATCGGCGGCGTCGGTAACTTTCACTTCGTAGAATTCCCCGGTTTTTAAGTAAATAGAACTTGCATCGATTAAAACTTCGTTATCTACATCGGGAGAATCAAACTCGGTTCTTCCAACAAAATAATTCCCTTCTTTTCTATCGATCACTACTTTAAAAACCTGCCCGATTTTTTCCTGGTTCAATTCCCAGGAAATCTGGCTCTGAATTTCCATAATCTGGTTAGCACGATCTTGTTTCACGTCTTGCGGTACATCGTCTTCCAAATTGTAGGCGTGGGTATTTTCTTCGTGAGAATAGGTAAAACAACCTAAACGCTCAAAACGCATCTCCTCTACCCAGGTTTTCATTTCTTCAAACTGTTCTTCGGTTTCCCCGGGATAACCTACAATAAGTGTAGTTCTGATAGCCATTTCAGGAACATATTTCCTGAAATCCCTAAGCAATTTTGTAGTTTTCTCGCTGGTAGTTCCGCGACGCATAGATTTCAACAATTCAGTATTGATATGCTGTAACGGAATATCTATATAATTACAAACCTTTGGTTCACGCTTCATCACATCCAACACATCCATGGGGAAACCGGTTGGGAATGCATAATGCAAACGAATCCACTCAATACCTTCTACCTTAGCCAGGTTTTCCAGCAATTCGGCAAGATTTCTTTTTTTATAAAGGTCGAGT is a window of Salegentibacter salegens DNA encoding:
- a CDS encoding TIGR02117 family protein gives rise to the protein MKQGLRYLIKFLLILIVPPVIYLLFALIGSIIPVNSNSESKSAEMEIYLYKQDMHTDILLPVNTKIISWDSIFKPEHTLAQPKNSEFIGFGWGDLNFYRNTPQWEDLKLSVAFKALFLKSQSALHTRFYQKVTFSDNLVKISVSEDQYIKLTEYILETVNIKKSGKIQPVQDLHYYRSDAFYLSKTSFSLFKTCNTWTNSALKNAGLQACLWTPFPQGIFYQYSD
- the rimO gene encoding 30S ribosomal protein S12 methylthiotransferase RimO, yielding MRTKSIKKNRINVVTLGCSKNVYDSEVLMGQLKGNNKDVVHEQDGNIVVINTCGFIDNAKEESVNTILEFVEQKQQGEVDKVFVTGCLSERYKPDLQKEIPDVDQYFGTTELPGLLKALEADYKHELLGERLTTTPKNYAYLKIAEGCDRPCSFCAIPLMRGGHKSTPIEDLVKEAKNLAANGVKELILIAQDLTYYGLDLYKKRNLAELLENLAKVEGIEWIRLHYAFPTGFPMDVLDVMKREPKVCNYIDIPLQHINTELLKSMRRGTTSEKTTKLLRDFRKYVPEMAIRTTLIVGYPGETEEQFEEMKTWVEEMRFERLGCFTYSHEENTHAYNLEDDVPQDVKQDRANQIMEIQSQISWELNQEKIGQVFKVVIDRKEGNYFVGRTEFDSPDVDNEVLIDASSIYLKTGEFYEVKVTDAADFDLYAEPIHAAPKPVRKELKVKTV